The Fictibacillus arsenicus genome contains a region encoding:
- a CDS encoding MBL fold metallo-hydrolase, with amino-acid sequence MKLHILGTAASEGFPALFCRCEHCLKARQLGGKNIRTRTSAIIDDTIKIDFPPDTLHHVLCDALDLSKIEHLLFTHTHHDHFYPEDLNMRLPGYAHGVKYPLHIHGNDAALAKCSQTLKKQNEHVKLHLLKPFQTHQIGDALVTPLLADHNQIETCLLFHIKKGNTSLLYGHDTGWFPDETWIWLENTKVDIALLDCTNGNLQEYRNHMNVNAVIETKNRLQQSNVLSDQSKVYVTHFSHNIGLLHEDLIQIFQPHDIEVAYDGLIIKT; translated from the coding sequence TTGAAACTCCATATTTTAGGTACAGCTGCATCAGAAGGGTTTCCAGCACTCTTTTGCAGGTGTGAACACTGCCTAAAAGCTAGACAGCTTGGCGGCAAGAACATCCGTACACGGACCTCTGCCATTATAGACGACACGATCAAAATTGATTTTCCACCAGATACGCTACACCATGTTTTGTGTGATGCCCTAGACCTTTCCAAGATCGAGCACCTCCTTTTCACGCATACACATCATGATCACTTTTATCCAGAGGACTTGAACATGAGACTCCCGGGTTACGCACATGGCGTAAAATATCCGCTCCATATACATGGGAATGATGCAGCATTGGCAAAATGCTCACAAACGCTAAAAAAACAAAACGAACATGTTAAGCTACATCTATTGAAACCATTTCAAACCCATCAAATTGGAGATGCATTAGTAACTCCATTGCTGGCTGATCACAACCAGATTGAAACGTGCTTGCTATTCCACATAAAAAAAGGAAACACCTCGCTGCTGTATGGTCATGATACGGGTTGGTTTCCAGATGAAACGTGGATCTGGCTTGAAAACACCAAAGTTGACATCGCACTGCTCGATTGTACGAACGGCAACCTGCAGGAGTATCGAAACCACATGAACGTAAATGCGGTAATCGAGACCAAAAACAGGCTTCAGCAAAGTAATGTTTTATCTGATCAATCCAAAGTGTATGTGACTCACTTTTCTCATAACATCGGTCTTCTGCATGAGGATTTAATCCAGATTTTTCAGCCGCATGATATTGAAGTTGCTTATGATGGCTTGATTATTAAAACATAA
- a CDS encoding alpha amylase family protein: MKRIFFMLVAFALVFTTMIPQTTLAKKDNDKKRIRELTKLVEKDDKKSRILWYDLSANLFNLDTPEKVKNIVEKTANANIDTIILDIKNSTGFVAYNSEIAPHISTSNIPKYQGYPENYDLLQAVITEAKKHDIKVHAAINTFSEASTTYQDGPAMLHPEWQTTYYTAVQKVKAADGSSFELTGINATRNSDNMILYTPSEYEVTPTNRWGVEVQVVDDVITQVSDRNTTGAPPVEVPDNGYVISGNGKARTWMLEHLKVGDTVSVSEMETKFVKGQDYTPSHSTFVNPIRDDVQRYELSIIEELIDNYDVDGIVLDRARYSNVYADFSDLSREKFEAYIGKKVENWPTDIFEITVENYERKNVPGPLYQKWIEWRAGNIQSFFRKAENLIHKKEPETFFSTYVGSWYPEYYNEGVNWASRTHYPEYDWASPDYHSKGYAETLDFIMTGNYFVDVTKEEAVASGRPDWHSVEGSAEVAMDAINYSTFNYGSLYLNQYINDPETFRRALQMAVEKTHGIMIFDLIYLEMFDWWYIVEEEFAEESESPHHIKKYMDLVREDK; encoded by the coding sequence GCTTTAGTTTTCACAACGATGATCCCTCAAACCACCCTAGCCAAGAAAGACAATGACAAAAAACGGATCAGAGAGTTAACAAAGCTCGTCGAAAAGGACGACAAGAAATCAAGAATCTTATGGTACGATCTATCAGCGAACTTGTTCAACCTCGATACACCAGAAAAGGTAAAAAACATTGTAGAGAAAACCGCAAATGCAAACATTGATACCATTATTCTCGACATCAAAAACTCAACAGGATTTGTTGCCTACAACAGTGAAATTGCTCCGCACATCAGCACATCTAACATTCCTAAATATCAAGGCTATCCAGAAAACTATGATCTCTTACAAGCTGTAATTACAGAAGCAAAAAAACATGATATCAAAGTTCATGCTGCAATCAATACATTCTCAGAAGCAAGTACAACATATCAAGACGGACCTGCTATGCTGCATCCTGAGTGGCAGACTACATACTATACTGCCGTGCAAAAAGTAAAAGCTGCAGATGGCTCTTCATTTGAACTAACGGGTATTAATGCAACTCGTAATTCAGATAATATGATCCTTTACACACCGTCAGAATATGAGGTAACACCAACAAACCGTTGGGGTGTTGAAGTTCAGGTCGTTGATGATGTGATCACTCAAGTAAGCGACCGTAACACGACAGGTGCTCCTCCGGTCGAAGTTCCTGATAACGGCTATGTAATTTCCGGAAATGGAAAAGCTCGCACATGGATGCTGGAACATCTGAAAGTTGGCGATACCGTTTCGGTTTCAGAAATGGAAACGAAATTTGTAAAAGGACAGGATTATACGCCGTCTCACTCTACTTTTGTTAATCCGATCAGAGACGATGTTCAAAGATACGAACTAAGCATCATTGAGGAATTAATCGATAACTATGATGTTGACGGAATCGTTCTGGACCGTGCGCGTTATTCCAATGTTTACGCTGACTTCAGTGACTTAAGCCGTGAAAAGTTCGAAGCTTATATCGGCAAGAAAGTGGAAAATTGGCCGACTGACATTTTTGAGATTACAGTAGAAAACTACGAAAGAAAGAATGTTCCAGGACCGCTTTACCAAAAATGGATTGAATGGCGTGCAGGTAACATTCAATCGTTTTTCCGAAAAGCTGAAAACCTCATTCATAAAAAAGAACCTGAAACATTTTTCAGTACGTATGTAGGCAGCTGGTATCCGGAATATTACAACGAGGGTGTGAACTGGGCTAGCCGAACGCACTATCCGGAATATGACTGGGCAAGTCCGGACTACCATTCAAAGGGGTACGCTGAAACACTTGATTTTATTATGACGGGTAACTATTTTGTTGATGTAACGAAGGAAGAGGCGGTTGCGTCTGGCAGACCAGATTGGCACAGCGTCGAAGGATCAGCAGAGGTTGCGATGGATGCGATCAATTATTCTACATTCAATTACGGCAGCCTTTATTTAAATCAATACATCAACGATCCGGAAACGTTTAGACGCGCTCTCCAGATGGCAGTTGAAAAAACGCACGGAATCATGATTTTTGACCTGATCTACCTGGAAATGTTCGACTGGTGGTACATCGTTGAAGAGGAGTTTGCAGAGGAATCCGAATCGCCGCACCACATTAAAAAGTACATGGACCTTGTGCGAGAAGATAAATAA